Proteins encoded within one genomic window of Sulfurovum sp. XGS-02:
- a CDS encoding class I SAM-dependent rRNA methyltransferase encodes MNHTIDLTIKPKYIKNYKNGYPLISKEFFVDWSKVKEEGTIVNLLDDRKKFIAKGYYGIQNKGHGWVLSYQKEEKIDVAYFSTKIKAAAQYRSDLYNDEETTAFRVFNGEGDGVGGLTIDYFDGFYLVTWYSLGIYAFKDAVLAALKSQVAYKGIYQKKRFDTKGQYLDDEEDFVCGSRGEFPLIVKENGANFAIYLDDGPMVGVFLDQREVRKTLRDNYAQGKRVLNTFSYTGAFSVFAALGGAAKTTSVDLAKRSRSRTEEQFRINDIDPKGHDIIVEDVFNYFKYAVRKEILFDVVVLDPPSFARSKKHTFSVAKDYVKLLKEAIQITQKGGVIVASTNYANLNMAKFKDFIDKAFKELGGKYKIEHTFSLPKDFRVMEKFKEGDYLKVAFIRKVL; translated from the coding sequence ATGAATCATACAATTGACCTGACCATTAAACCAAAGTATATCAAAAACTACAAGAACGGATACCCCTTGATCTCAAAAGAGTTTTTTGTTGATTGGAGCAAAGTAAAAGAAGAGGGAACGATCGTTAACCTGCTTGATGATAGAAAAAAGTTTATCGCTAAAGGGTATTACGGTATTCAAAACAAAGGGCATGGCTGGGTACTCTCTTATCAAAAAGAGGAAAAGATCGATGTTGCGTACTTCAGTACCAAGATAAAAGCGGCTGCGCAATACCGAAGCGATCTCTACAATGATGAAGAGACTACAGCTTTCAGGGTGTTTAACGGTGAAGGCGATGGGGTAGGTGGTTTAACGATAGATTATTTTGACGGCTTCTATCTGGTGACCTGGTACAGTCTGGGGATTTATGCATTCAAAGATGCTGTCTTGGCAGCCCTGAAGTCTCAAGTAGCGTATAAAGGTATCTATCAGAAAAAGAGATTTGATACCAAAGGCCAATACCTTGATGATGAGGAGGATTTTGTCTGTGGCAGCAGAGGTGAATTTCCACTGATCGTAAAGGAAAACGGTGCAAATTTCGCTATCTATTTGGATGATGGTCCTATGGTGGGTGTTTTTTTAGACCAGAGAGAGGTAAGAAAAACGCTTCGTGACAACTACGCCCAAGGGAAGCGTGTACTCAATACCTTCTCTTATACAGGAGCATTTTCCGTGTTTGCTGCGCTGGGTGGTGCTGCGAAGACGACCAGTGTGGACCTTGCCAAAAGAAGCCGAAGCAGAACAGAGGAGCAGTTTCGCATTAACGACATTGATCCCAAAGGACATGATATCATTGTTGAAGATGTCTTTAACTACTTTAAATACGCAGTGAGAAAAGAGATACTCTTTGATGTGGTGGTACTCGATCCGCCTAGTTTCGCCAGATCGAAGAAGCATACCTTCTCTGTAGCTAAAGATTATGTAAAACTTCTCAAAGAGGCAATTCAGATCACACAGAAGGGTGGTGTGATAGTTGCATCGACGAATTATGCGAATTTGAACATGGCCAAATTCAAAGATTTTATAGACAAAGCATTTAAAGAACTGGGCGGAAAGTATAAGATAGAACATACCTTCTCTCTACCCAAAGATTTCAGGGTTATGGAAAAATTTAAAGAGGGTGATTACCTTAAAGTAGCATTCATCAGGAAGGTATTATAA
- a CDS encoding glutamine--tRNA ligase/YqeY domain fusion protein, which yields MSEHKDFLRTIVEEDLASGKYQEVHTRFPPEPNGFPHIGHAKSIAINFGIARDYHGRCNLRMDDTNPTTEDTKYVEALKDAVQWLGFEWDNSVRYTSDYFPELYNYAVELIKMGKAYVDSLSEEEIREYRGTVTEPGKRSKYAERSVEENLDLFERMKNGEFKDGEHVLRAKIDMGAANMKMRDPLLYRIRHAHHYRAGDKWHVYPMYDFGHCLSDYIEGITHSICTLEFENNRDIYDWVLDTLGLKPPRPYQHEFARLAVNYTVMSKRKLLELVNEGRVSGWDDPRMPTIAGYRRRGYTPESIINFCDQIGIAKANSTVDVSQLEFCIRDDLNTKVPRVMCVLDPLKVTIENYEGSEALDAPYYPHDVPKEGSRMIPFSSEIYIERDDFMENPPKGYYRLTPEQPVRLRHAYIITCKEVIKDSDGNIIEIKAEYHPNSKSGADTSGIKVKSAIQWVDANEAKKVELRLYDRLFKDEAPEGLEDINPDSLKVVKDALIEPSVITERPDERFQFERQGYFYADPVDYTNETPVFNKIVGLKDSWSKKTKAAEKAPKTERRSEEKKVQIDGEVEPMSEAEQVLFDKYTGELKLNSMVADILARDAQLSSFYEEALSVNNSPVTIANIVANEVAREFKEKQAEELKFDAKQIAELVKMVDDGTISSKIAKQVFEEMTKSGEDPVKIVEAKGLVQISDPSQIAPIIDEIIAKNPDNVEKFKAGNTKLLGFFVGQVLKATGGKANPQVVNELVAEKLK from the coding sequence ATGAGTGAGCACAAAGATTTTTTACGTACTATTGTTGAAGAGGACTTGGCATCAGGCAAGTATCAAGAGGTTCATACAAGATTTCCTCCGGAGCCTAACGGTTTCCCGCATATCGGACATGCCAAATCTATCGCCATAAATTTTGGTATTGCCCGTGATTATCATGGTCGCTGCAACCTCAGAATGGATGATACCAACCCAACCACAGAAGACACGAAATATGTTGAAGCACTCAAAGATGCTGTGCAGTGGCTTGGATTTGAGTGGGATAACAGTGTACGTTATACGTCTGATTATTTCCCTGAACTTTACAATTATGCTGTTGAACTCATCAAAATGGGCAAAGCCTACGTTGACAGCTTGAGTGAAGAGGAGATCCGTGAATACCGCGGAACGGTGACAGAGCCTGGAAAACGTAGTAAATACGCCGAGCGCAGTGTTGAAGAGAACCTGGACCTTTTTGAGAGAATGAAAAACGGTGAATTCAAAGACGGTGAACATGTCCTTAGAGCCAAGATCGATATGGGTGCGGCCAATATGAAAATGAGGGATCCTCTTTTATACCGTATCAGACATGCACACCATTACAGAGCAGGGGACAAGTGGCATGTCTACCCGATGTATGACTTTGGTCACTGCCTCTCTGATTATATTGAGGGCATTACCCATTCGATCTGTACACTGGAGTTTGAAAACAACCGTGATATCTATGATTGGGTACTAGATACGCTGGGGCTAAAACCGCCAAGACCGTATCAGCATGAGTTCGCAAGACTTGCTGTCAACTACACGGTTATGAGTAAGAGAAAGCTTTTGGAATTAGTGAATGAAGGAAGGGTGAGCGGCTGGGATGACCCTAGAATGCCTACGATCGCCGGATACAGAAGAAGAGGCTATACGCCAGAGTCTATTATAAACTTCTGTGATCAGATCGGTATCGCAAAAGCAAACTCAACGGTGGATGTTTCACAACTTGAGTTTTGTATAAGGGATGATCTCAATACAAAAGTACCGCGTGTGATGTGTGTACTTGACCCGCTCAAAGTCACCATTGAAAATTACGAGGGGTCAGAAGCACTTGATGCACCGTACTACCCGCATGATGTCCCTAAAGAGGGTTCAAGAATGATACCTTTCTCAAGCGAGATCTATATTGAGCGTGATGACTTTATGGAGAACCCTCCAAAAGGGTACTACCGTCTTACACCAGAACAGCCTGTGAGACTTAGACATGCCTATATCATCACCTGTAAAGAAGTGATCAAAGATAGTGACGGCAATATCATAGAGATAAAAGCGGAGTATCATCCGAACTCTAAAAGTGGTGCTGATACCAGCGGGATCAAGGTCAAAAGTGCAATCCAGTGGGTAGATGCAAATGAGGCTAAAAAAGTTGAACTGAGACTCTATGACAGACTCTTTAAAGATGAAGCCCCTGAAGGGTTGGAAGATATCAATCCAGACTCTTTAAAAGTGGTCAAAGATGCGCTGATCGAGCCGTCTGTGATCACAGAGAGACCTGATGAGAGATTCCAGTTTGAAAGACAGGGGTATTTCTATGCAGACCCTGTAGACTACACGAATGAAACACCTGTGTTCAATAAAATAGTCGGTCTGAAAGACTCTTGGAGCAAAAAGACAAAAGCAGCTGAAAAGGCACCTAAAACTGAGCGCAGATCTGAAGAGAAAAAAGTACAGATTGATGGTGAAGTAGAGCCTATGAGCGAAGCTGAACAGGTACTGTTTGACAAGTACACGGGTGAGCTTAAACTCAATAGTATGGTTGCTGATATTTTAGCTAGAGATGCGCAACTCTCTTCTTTTTATGAAGAGGCTCTCTCTGTAAATAACAGCCCTGTAACGATCGCAAATATTGTGGCCAATGAAGTAGCCAGAGAGTTTAAAGAGAAGCAGGCAGAGGAACTGAAGTTTGATGCAAAACAAATAGCTGAACTTGTGAAGATGGTTGATGATGGCACGATTTCAAGTAAAATTGCCAAACAGGTATTTGAAGAGATGACCAAGAGCGGAGAAGATCCTGTAAAGATCGTTGAAGCGAAAGGACTTGTACAGATCAGTGACCCATCACAAATTGCACCAATTATTGATGAGATCATTGCAAAAAACCCAGATAACGTTGAAAAGTTTAAAGCAGGAAATACAAAATTATTGGGCTTTTTTGTAGGACAAGTACTCAAAGCCACAGGGGGGAAAGCAAACCCGCAAGTGGTCAATGAACTGGTAGCTGAGAAGTTAAAGTAA
- the gltX gene encoding glutamate--tRNA ligase, which yields MLRFAPSPTGDLHVGDLRVAIFNYMVAKQKDANFIVRIEDMDKERNITGKDTEIMDILEKFALPHDSVSHQSENLHIHQTLAIRLLEEKKAFVCTCTPEQLDADRKEAEENKVTYRYNGRCTSMGAEELHKLKEEKTPFVLRIKAPEAPIVTHDLFKGEFETAPDEVDSFVILNSDGTPTYDFASACDDMISGITLIIRSEEHLSDTPRQTHIKTLLGYEQETKYAHLPIILNTEGKKMSRDDDAGSVKWLFEQGFIPDAIANYLILLGNQTPKEIFIMPEALEWFDLSTLSKSPVKFDIDRLRSINREHLRRMDDKRLSTLFGFADADIGKLAKLYLEEASTINELESKINPIFTPKDFEGKWSAQMHTMEDIIQNAPMINDFNEFKAHILKESGLEGESFFTPLRLILTGAEHGPELSEIYPLIKPYLLEVAS from the coding sequence ATGCTTAGATTTGCCCCATCACCGACCGGTGATCTACATGTAGGAGACCTTCGTGTTGCCATATTCAATTACATGGTAGCCAAACAAAAAGATGCCAACTTCATTGTACGTATAGAAGATATGGACAAAGAGCGAAACATCACCGGCAAAGATACGGAGATCATGGACATCCTGGAGAAGTTCGCGCTTCCTCACGACAGCGTCTCTCATCAGAGTGAAAACCTCCATATACACCAAACACTGGCGATCAGGCTCCTTGAAGAGAAAAAAGCATTCGTCTGTACCTGTACACCTGAGCAACTTGATGCTGACAGAAAAGAAGCAGAAGAGAACAAGGTCACTTACCGCTACAATGGACGCTGTACATCTATGGGTGCGGAAGAGCTTCACAAGCTCAAAGAAGAGAAGACGCCTTTTGTACTGCGTATCAAGGCACCGGAAGCACCGATAGTCACCCATGACCTTTTCAAGGGAGAGTTTGAAACAGCACCTGATGAAGTAGATTCTTTTGTCATTTTAAACAGTGATGGCACACCAACGTATGACTTTGCCTCTGCCTGTGATGATATGATCTCAGGGATCACTCTTATCATACGCAGTGAGGAGCACCTCTCAGACACGCCTAGACAAACACATATCAAAACGCTCCTTGGCTATGAACAGGAGACCAAGTATGCGCACCTTCCTATTATCCTGAATACCGAGGGTAAAAAGATGAGCAGAGATGATGATGCCGGCTCGGTCAAATGGCTCTTTGAACAGGGCTTCATCCCCGATGCGATCGCCAACTACCTGATACTGCTTGGCAACCAAACACCAAAAGAGATCTTCATCATGCCTGAGGCATTGGAGTGGTTCGATCTAAGCACGCTTTCCAAGTCACCTGTAAAGTTTGACATAGACAGACTCCGTTCTATCAACAGAGAACACCTTAGACGCATGGATGACAAACGTCTCTCTACACTCTTTGGTTTTGCAGATGCAGACATCGGGAAACTGGCCAAGCTCTATCTTGAAGAGGCATCTACGATCAACGAACTTGAATCGAAGATCAACCCTATCTTTACACCGAAAGATTTTGAAGGTAAATGGAGTGCACAAATGCACACAATGGAAGACATCATTCAAAATGCCCCTATGATCAATGACTTTAACGAATTCAAAGCACACATTCTGAAAGAGAGCGGACTGGAAGGGGAAAGTTTCTTTACACCGCTGAGACTCATCCTCACGGGTGCTGAACACGGACCTGAACTTTCCGAGATCTATCCGCTTATTAAACCATATTTACTGGAGGTAGCATCATGA
- a CDS encoding YggT family protein, with the protein MNALIYAIVQTIHTVLNLYIWIVIIAALLSFVRPDPYNPIVQVLYRLTEPVLSFIRRKMPFVVFSGIDLSPLVVILGLQLIDNFMMRAVLG; encoded by the coding sequence ATGAATGCTCTTATATACGCCATTGTACAGACGATCCACACTGTACTGAACCTTTATATCTGGATAGTGATCATCGCTGCACTACTGAGTTTTGTACGACCTGACCCTTACAATCCTATCGTACAGGTACTCTACCGTTTAACTGAACCTGTCCTAAGCTTCATTAGACGTAAAATGCCGTTTGTCGTATTTTCAGGTATTGACCTCTCACCGTTGGTTGTGATCTTAGGTCTGCAACTGATCGATAATTTTATGATGCGTGCTGTACTCGGATAA
- a CDS encoding transglycosylase SLT domain-containing protein, with translation MKSFFLSLLLVLFSGTSTLHAKKFTYEQIHRMPKSIEKDYYIWRFLSQTTTTATEAKKIIYEASRLNAKLRKAYKYRTGSTVELPKIRATKEANKNWKRRSDAHKSFKHGLALMQQKKPKQAADYFEDARKNYLQRYDIDKSLFWLYLSTKEDAYLKLLRESCNINIYTLMAADTINGRYPKTITESLRKSSTWGFDIEDPIDWAKVKQKMNSGVDLDELADEHKSQETIGIYTYLKAKACNYTESYFPMPYRKAMKHMTPERQALIYAIARQESRFVPASVSRSFALGMMQFMPFLIEHVSKEKGEQIDYDDIFDPYKAIEYADFHLDYLTKYLFHPLFIAYAYNGGIGFTRRHITNKHNFRRGPYEPYMSMEKMENEEAKEYGKKVLANYVIYLNKLGVTTRIFPLLQVLASPSETDTFRK, from the coding sequence GTGAAGTCTTTTTTTCTTTCATTGCTACTTGTACTCTTCTCGGGTACATCTACACTGCATGCGAAAAAGTTCACCTACGAACAAATACACCGGATGCCAAAGAGTATAGAAAAAGATTACTATATCTGGCGTTTTCTTTCACAAACCACGACTACAGCTACAGAAGCCAAAAAGATCATCTATGAAGCAAGCAGGCTCAATGCAAAGCTTCGAAAAGCCTATAAATACAGAACAGGATCAACGGTCGAACTCCCAAAGATAAGAGCTACAAAAGAAGCAAACAAAAACTGGAAAAGAAGAAGCGATGCCCACAAAAGTTTCAAACATGGGCTTGCACTGATGCAGCAGAAAAAACCTAAACAGGCTGCAGATTATTTTGAGGATGCCCGTAAAAACTATCTGCAGCGCTATGATATAGACAAGTCTCTTTTCTGGCTCTATTTGAGCACAAAAGAAGATGCATACCTCAAACTTTTGCGTGAAAGCTGTAATATCAATATCTATACTTTAATGGCAGCAGACACCATCAACGGAAGATACCCCAAAACGATCACCGAATCCCTTCGGAAAAGCAGTACCTGGGGGTTTGATATCGAAGATCCGATCGATTGGGCCAAAGTCAAACAGAAGATGAATTCAGGTGTGGATCTGGATGAACTGGCAGATGAACATAAATCTCAAGAAACGATAGGGATCTATACCTACCTCAAAGCCAAAGCCTGTAACTATACGGAGTCTTACTTCCCCATGCCTTACCGTAAAGCTATGAAACACATGACACCGGAACGACAAGCACTTATCTATGCGATTGCAAGACAAGAGAGCCGCTTTGTACCCGCTTCTGTCTCACGTTCTTTTGCGTTGGGAATGATGCAGTTCATGCCGTTTCTCATCGAACATGTTTCCAAAGAGAAAGGTGAGCAGATCGATTATGATGACATATTTGATCCCTACAAGGCCATTGAGTATGCAGATTTCCACCTTGACTATCTTACCAAGTACCTTTTCCATCCGCTTTTTATCGCCTATGCGTACAATGGGGGTATAGGTTTTACCAGAAGGCATATTACCAACAAACATAACTTCAGAAGAGGTCCTTATGAACCCTATATGAGCATGGAGAAAATGGAGAATGAGGAAGCTAAAGAGTATGGGAAAAAAGTATTGGCAAATTATGTCATCTATCTGAATAAACTGGGTGTAACTACACGTATCTTTCCACTCTTACAAGTACTTGCCTCACCTTCTGAAACCGATACATTCAGAAAGTAA
- the mobB gene encoding molybdopterin-guanine dinucleotide biosynthesis protein B, whose translation MSKRVAVAFTGPSNSGKTTLVEKIAKILIKERKVAIIKNDPKDKAQFDVEGKDSHKFSQTGAEVVVTSPTRTTYFSQREKTLDDIVAMINDFDILLVEGLKTLPLPRIAVFRNKIDESYFSCSEAIAIDDTIDITTYTIPESIDILDLNNTAQIIEWIHAHAKQL comes from the coding sequence GTGAGTAAAAGAGTTGCTGTTGCATTTACCGGTCCGTCAAACAGTGGGAAAACCACTCTCGTAGAAAAAATTGCAAAAATATTGATCAAAGAACGCAAAGTTGCCATCATAAAAAATGACCCTAAAGACAAAGCACAGTTCGATGTAGAAGGAAAAGACAGCCATAAATTCTCACAAACAGGTGCAGAGGTCGTTGTTACCTCACCTACAAGAACCACATACTTCTCACAGAGAGAAAAAACACTTGACGATATCGTAGCCATGATCAATGACTTTGATATACTGCTTGTTGAAGGGCTTAAAACACTTCCCCTGCCGCGTATTGCCGTTTTCAGGAACAAGATCGACGAAAGTTATTTTTCCTGCAGTGAAGCCATTGCGATCGATGACACGATCGATATCACAACCTATACAATACCGGAGAGTATCGATATACTGGACCTGAATAACACTGCTCAGATCATAGAGTGGATCCATGCCCATGCAAAACAACTATAA
- a CDS encoding class 1 fructose-bisphosphatase, with product MLTIFETIEKIAIKIDHAIQTEDLGYSNTENTSGEDQLKLDVKSDYIVEEAFKDVSIVKALVSEEKEGVLALHDEGKYTICYDPLDGSSLADVNLSVGSIFGIYEGELKAENLVASAYVVYGPRIELVTATRNAKPKHYRAQEGLFNFISEITLDEKGKLNAPGGTQQNWSKAHKTFVDGLFSEGYRLRYSGGMVPDLHQILLKGGGIFSYPGTTDKPHGKLRQLFEVIPFAFMYEQAGGQAINEEGMRLMKLVPAHPHDTSPCFFGSNYEINKLKDAYGMKA from the coding sequence ATGTTAACCATATTTGAAACCATTGAAAAAATTGCGATCAAAATAGACCACGCCATTCAAACAGAAGACCTGGGGTACAGTAACACGGAAAACACATCAGGAGAAGACCAGCTTAAATTGGATGTAAAAAGCGACTATATCGTAGAAGAGGCTTTTAAAGATGTTTCTATTGTAAAAGCTTTGGTCAGTGAAGAAAAAGAAGGTGTATTGGCATTGCATGATGAGGGAAAATACACGATCTGTTATGACCCTTTAGATGGTTCAAGTCTTGCAGATGTCAATCTCTCTGTCGGGTCTATCTTCGGTATCTATGAAGGAGAATTGAAGGCTGAAAACCTTGTAGCCTCTGCCTATGTTGTCTATGGCCCTCGTATTGAACTTGTCACGGCAACAAGAAATGCGAAACCTAAACACTACAGAGCACAGGAGGGTCTTTTTAACTTTATCTCTGAGATCACACTTGATGAAAAAGGAAAACTCAATGCGCCTGGCGGGACACAACAGAACTGGAGCAAAGCGCACAAAACATTTGTAGATGGTCTATTTTCTGAGGGGTACCGTCTCAGATATTCTGGCGGTATGGTACCGGACCTTCACCAGATACTTTTAAAAGGTGGAGGGATCTTCTCATACCCTGGGACAACAGATAAACCACACGGTAAACTGAGACAACTCTTTGAAGTGATCCCTTTTGCTTTCATGTATGAACAGGCAGGTGGACAAGCCATCAATGAGGAAGGCATGAGACTGATGAAACTTGTTCCAGCTCATCCGCATGACACAAGCCCTTGTTTCTTCGGTTCCAATTATGAAATAAACAAACTCAAAGATGCTTACGGGATGAAAGCGTAA
- a CDS encoding GIY-YIG nuclease family protein, with amino-acid sequence MYYVYIVKCADETLYTGIAKELERRIDEHNGSDKGAKYTRVRRPVTLVYSEEYRDRSSASKREYEIKKKMSRAEKLKLIASA; translated from the coding sequence ATGTATTATGTCTATATCGTAAAGTGTGCAGATGAGACACTTTATACGGGTATTGCCAAAGAACTGGAACGCAGAATTGATGAGCATAACGGTTCTGATAAAGGTGCAAAATACACGCGTGTAAGAAGACCGGTCACCTTGGTCTATAGTGAAGAGTATAGAGATAGAAGTTCCGCATCAAAACGTGAGTATGAGATCAAAAAAAAGATGAGCAGGGCAGAAAAGTTGAAGCTGATAGCTTCTGCTTAG
- the metG gene encoding methionine--tRNA ligase gives MFKELHTMSCHKKSYITTPIYYVNDIAHIGHAYTTIIADTLARYSRMSGLDTFFLTGTDEHGQKIEEAAKSRGKSTQAYADEISATFKNLWDDFEISYDKFIRTTDEDHMKGVQKAFSIMHENGDIYKDTYKGHYCISCETFFPAIQLVDDEFCPECGKSTTIVEEESYFFKLSKYQDKLLQYYEDHPNFILPKSKRNEVIRFVEGGLQDLSITRTSFDWGVKLPEEMDDPKHVMYVWLDALMNYVTALGYGTDEANMDYWPARVQLIGKDILRFHAIYWPAFLMSLDLPLPTHIAAHGWWTRDGEKMSKSKGNVVNPREVADAYGLDNFRYFMLREVPFGGDGDFSQKALIDRINSDLGNDLGNLLNRLIGMSGKYFNGTVDSANVSKYYQSELDEVHAALDSLEPLLFDMQIHRYLEELWRPLTVANKAIDMYQPWTLMKEGKEEEAMALNGLIAAILAKVSIMLSPVMPAVCTKISNALHFTIDNDSWNSMVKEKKLLETFTLEKIDPLFPRIDEPLLEQAEPVDVKEKEQAPKKEATKEETKKEEGVALIGIDQFLQTSLKVGTVVEAEEVPKSKKLLLLQVDVGEEVPRQVVAGIKEWYSAEDMLNTQVCVVANLKPAKLMGLKSEGMLLAAKDENGLCMIRPEKPKTAGTPIG, from the coding sequence TTGTTTAAGGAACTACATACTATGTCATGTCACAAAAAATCTTATATAACCACTCCGATCTACTACGTTAACGACATTGCCCACATCGGTCATGCGTATACAACTATTATTGCAGATACACTTGCACGTTACTCCCGTATGTCAGGATTGGATACTTTCTTTCTTACCGGTACAGATGAACACGGTCAGAAAATAGAAGAAGCTGCAAAATCAAGGGGAAAATCAACCCAGGCCTATGCAGATGAGATCTCAGCCACCTTTAAAAACCTTTGGGATGATTTTGAGATCTCTTACGATAAATTTATCAGAACCACAGACGAAGATCACATGAAAGGTGTTCAAAAAGCCTTTTCGATCATGCATGAAAACGGTGATATCTACAAAGATACCTATAAGGGTCACTACTGTATCTCCTGTGAAACCTTCTTCCCTGCCATCCAACTGGTGGATGATGAATTTTGTCCGGAATGCGGCAAAAGCACTACCATAGTAGAAGAGGAAAGCTACTTTTTCAAACTCTCAAAATATCAGGACAAACTGCTTCAGTATTATGAAGATCACCCGAATTTCATTTTACCAAAGAGCAAAAGAAATGAAGTGATCCGTTTTGTTGAGGGTGGACTTCAGGACCTTTCCATTACACGTACAAGTTTCGACTGGGGTGTGAAACTGCCAGAAGAGATGGATGATCCTAAGCATGTGATGTATGTATGGCTTGATGCACTTATGAACTATGTCACGGCACTTGGATATGGTACAGATGAGGCAAACATGGACTACTGGCCGGCACGTGTTCAACTTATCGGTAAGGATATTTTACGTTTCCATGCGATCTACTGGCCGGCATTCCTTATGAGTCTCGACCTGCCTCTTCCTACACATATCGCTGCCCATGGATGGTGGACAAGAGATGGTGAGAAGATGAGTAAATCTAAAGGGAACGTGGTGAACCCTAGAGAAGTGGCAGATGCCTATGGACTCGATAATTTCCGTTACTTTATGTTGAGAGAAGTACCGTTCGGCGGTGACGGTGATTTCAGCCAAAAAGCACTCATAGACCGTATCAACTCAGACCTTGGTAATGACCTTGGAAACCTGCTTAACCGTCTCATAGGTATGAGCGGTAAATACTTTAACGGTACCGTTGACTCTGCAAATGTCTCAAAATACTATCAGTCGGAACTGGATGAAGTACATGCTGCTTTAGACAGCTTGGAACCACTGCTTTTTGATATGCAGATACACAGATACCTCGAAGAGCTTTGGAGACCGCTCACTGTAGCGAACAAAGCCATCGATATGTACCAGCCATGGACATTAATGAAAGAAGGCAAAGAGGAAGAAGCGATGGCCCTTAACGGACTTATCGCTGCGATACTTGCAAAAGTATCTATCATGCTTTCTCCTGTCATGCCTGCTGTATGTACGAAAATCTCCAATGCACTGCACTTCACCATAGACAATGACTCATGGAACAGCATGGTGAAAGAGAAAAAACTTCTTGAAACGTTCACACTCGAAAAAATAGACCCGCTTTTCCCTCGTATAGATGAGCCTTTACTCGAACAAGCAGAACCTGTTGATGTGAAAGAGAAAGAGCAAGCGCCGAAAAAAGAAGCTACCAAAGAAGAGACAAAAAAAGAAGAGGGTGTCGCACTGATAGGGATAGACCAGTTCCTCCAAACCTCTCTTAAAGTAGGAACTGTTGTAGAAGCGGAAGAGGTACCGAAAAGTAAAAAACTTCTTTTACTGCAAGTCGATGTAGGTGAAGAGGTACCTAGACAGGTCGTTGCCGGTATCAAAGAGTGGTATAGTGCTGAAGATATGTTAAACACTCAAGTCTGTGTTGTGGCAAACCTTAAACCGGCTAAACTGATGGGTCTCAAAAGTGAAGGGATGCTTCTTGCAGCCAAAGATGAGAACGGACTGTGTATGATTCGTCCGGAAAAGCCAAAAACAGCTGGAACACCTATAGGTTAA
- a CDS encoding class I SAM-dependent methyltransferase: MNCHICDKPTAPFHHEKTDITYYYCEACQYIFKSPECYQDLGTQEERYNLHENDENDAGYQAYFQRFLDFILPLVTNKPKTALDFGCGRSSLLASMLTKEGIACDYYDPIYHPDRLKEKKKYDLIVSTEVFEHLHQPREVFESLLERLEEGGYLALQTQFHPNDIEAFKTWYYHQDPTHIVFFTAQTFRVLCKKYGVECIADNGKNMVLMRKALHLQSL, from the coding sequence TTGAACTGCCATATTTGCGACAAACCAACAGCACCATTTCACCATGAAAAAACGGACATCACTTATTACTATTGCGAGGCTTGTCAGTACATTTTTAAATCACCGGAATGTTACCAGGATCTTGGGACACAAGAAGAGCGATACAACCTTCATGAAAATGATGAAAACGATGCAGGATACCAGGCCTATTTTCAACGCTTCCTGGATTTTATACTCCCTTTAGTGACAAATAAACCGAAAACAGCGCTTGATTTTGGTTGCGGTAGAAGCTCTCTGCTTGCGTCCATGCTTACAAAAGAGGGCATAGCTTGTGACTACTATGACCCTATCTATCATCCTGACAGATTAAAAGAGAAGAAAAAATACGATCTGATAGTCTCTACAGAAGTGTTTGAACACCTGCACCAGCCAAGAGAAGTCTTTGAGAGTCTGCTGGAACGCCTAGAAGAGGGCGGTTATCTGGCACTTCAGACACAGTTCCATCCCAATGATATAGAGGCTTTCAAAACATGGTATTATCATCAGGATCCGACACATATCGTCTTCTTTACGGCACAGACATTCAGAGTACTTTGCAAAAAATATGGTGTTGAATGTATCGCTGATAATGGGAAAAATATGGTGTTGATGAGAAAAGCTTTACACTTACAGTCACTGTAA